In one Andrena cerasifolii isolate SP2316 chromosome 2, iyAndCera1_principal, whole genome shotgun sequence genomic region, the following are encoded:
- the LOC143378861 gene encoding uncharacterized protein LOC143378861, producing MKERGCSTLRVIRSRPSRSLLYPPRLYIPPSCIRAAGAFVCTVVGTHTSNAPPTLGAAGCRASPHGVGVASSADSSSPSPEDLSSSARCSLRFSSKEQRTGRRKERTETESGREGASRSGRREREQAQEPARERTFVIAARVTRCPRSVATPPDARQSSVRRATVVSKLTSFRAARTSRLSTDQDPRISSCVLPRPRLRLACRLPSLAFPPCDLTSRASPDTFLPFRLHSSRHLPLGLLTALLPVCRPDFVSLRGNGHQPTALTTLQRHSSHVDRAELSPLPPTTRILPPVTNREPVPGCDTTSAGESIDPDCRERRFQRWTIRW from the coding sequence ATGAAAGAGAGGGGTTGCTCGACCCTGCGCGTTATCAGGAGCCGCCCCTCCCGGTCGCTCCTATATCCACCCCGACTTTATATACCCCCCTCGTGTATCCGAGCCGCGGGTGCATTCGTGTGCACGGTGGTGGGAACCCACACAAGTAACGCGCCGCCGACCCTCGGCGCAGCCGGGTGCAGAGCGTCGCCGCATGGCGTCGGCGTCGCGAGCTCGGCCGACTCTTCTTCTCCGTCACCGGAAGATCTCTCTTCTTCCGCGCGGTGCTCCCTGCGCTTCTCCTCGAAGGAACAACGAACCGGACGAAGAAAGGAGCGAACAGAGACAGAGAGtgggagagagggagcgagcaGAAGTGGGAGGAGGGAAAGGGAGCAGGCTCAGGAGCCAGCAAGGGAGAGAACTTTCGTTATCGCGGCGCGAGTGACGCGCTGCCCTcggagcgtcgcgacgccgccaGACGCCCGACAGTCGTCCGTCAGACGCGCCACGGTTGTCTCCAAACTGACCAGTTTTCGAGCCGCCCGCACTTCGCGCTTGTCCACCGACCAGGATCCGCGTATCTCTTCCtgcgtccttcctcgtcctcgtctccgcCTCGCGTGCCGTCTGCCCTCTTTGGCTTTTCCACCTTGCGACCTGACCAGCCGAGCCAGCCCGGACACCTTTCTTCCTTTCCGCCTGCATTCTTCTCGACACTTGCCGCTTGGCCTCCTCACCGCTCTCCTGCCGGTGTGCCGTCCGGACTTCGTTTCTCTCCGTGGCAACGGCCATCAGCCGACCGCGCTGACTACGCTCCAACGTCACTCGTCGCACGTAGACCGCGCGGAGCTGTCACCTCTCCCGCCGACAACAAGGATCCTGCCTCCTGTGACTAACCGCGAACCTGTTCCCGGCTGTGACACCACCAGTGCAGGAGAATCCATCGATCCGGACTGCCGAGAGAGACGCTTCCAGCGATGGACAATACGATGGTGA